One genomic region from Erythrobacter mangrovi encodes:
- a CDS encoding FAD binding domain-containing protein: MIPATFSYAAPKSPQEALDLLSAHLGSMILAGGHTLLTALKQRKARAAMLVDIAHVGLDRLEIDDQGNLVIGAAVKQAALAEFCNRNGWALLAEIGAKSGDPMIRARGTFVGALCAAEPGGDWAAGALALDTEIRLLTQDGERMMRLGGYLADPKPGPHLVLEAIIPASMRDRPQGYEKVKHAAIGWSIASVAHVRAEIGLQVAVSGALARPQRLPILEQRDMASFEQAELDAAIANALDQLSFVGDRYAPADWRKRRLGLLLRDVFQSQNTEAPA; this comes from the coding sequence ATGATCCCTGCGACCTTCAGCTATGCAGCGCCGAAGAGCCCGCAGGAAGCGCTCGACCTTCTCTCCGCGCATTTAGGCTCGATGATCCTTGCCGGTGGGCACACGCTCCTCACCGCGCTCAAGCAGCGCAAGGCGCGTGCCGCCATGCTCGTCGACATCGCGCATGTCGGGCTCGACCGGCTCGAGATCGACGACCAAGGCAATCTAGTGATCGGCGCCGCCGTGAAGCAGGCGGCCCTGGCAGAGTTCTGCAATCGGAATGGCTGGGCCCTACTGGCCGAAATCGGGGCAAAGTCCGGCGATCCGATGATCCGTGCGCGTGGCACTTTCGTGGGCGCGCTATGTGCGGCCGAGCCAGGCGGTGACTGGGCAGCAGGAGCCCTCGCGCTCGATACCGAGATCAGGCTGCTGACCCAGGATGGCGAGCGGATGATGCGGCTGGGCGGCTACCTGGCCGATCCTAAGCCTGGGCCGCATCTTGTTCTGGAAGCAATCATCCCTGCATCAATGCGCGACAGGCCGCAGGGATATGAGAAGGTCAAACACGCCGCGATCGGCTGGTCGATTGCCAGCGTCGCGCATGTCCGGGCCGAAATAGGCCTGCAGGTAGCAGTATCGGGTGCACTGGCCCGCCCGCAGCGGCTGCCAATACTCGAGCAGCGCGACATGGCCAGTTTCGAGCAAGCCGAGCTGGATGCCGCCATCGCCAACGCGCTCGATCAATTGTCATTCGTCGGTGATCGCTACGC
- a CDS encoding xanthine dehydrogenase family protein molybdopterin-binding subunit: protein MTATSSYSGELSEPAGWVGRAIERREDDRLLKGAGRFVDDIVLPGQLHAAFVRSPHPHASFTEVDFAEALAVPGVHLCLSAKDFDQLPHVKPNWILPRSIPRGRPILAQGRVRYVGEPVAVVIAESLAAARDAAELVRVDFTPLPHVLDQRDAIVSDAPRVHDDMDSNVAATFSPGNGGFAKAADAAPFRTRFRLRNQRLVPFSIEGRAVNADYDTVTGRMTLNIAQQLPHMARRMVAETIGFPENRLRVISPDVGGGFGPKMHVYQEEAVCALASMKLGRPVKWTESRSENVCNTTHGRDHEMQVDVAYDHEGKLLALRIESLANIGAYMSSMGSGIPTVNVGLFVMGVYEIPSVEVDIKCLYTHTPPVDAYRGAGRPEASYVIERTIDRVAHELGLDPAEVRRRNFLTENQIPRRQPTGAMIDSGRYHHTLEDALRRADYDEFRQAQAKARTDGELTGIGIANYTESCGVGPGQVQKLVGFDRGGYESARVRMTSDGGAMVFSGSHSHGQGHKTVFAQIAADELGISPDRIEVIQGDTDSVPQGVGTFNSRSIPVGGSAVKVAAGRVADRIRRLAAHLLQVEVDALQREGDVFRAPDGGVIAFSEVCHAAWTGHNVPADLGVGLEETEFYHPTSMSAPYGAHIAQVRIDRETGEIALERYVAVDDCGTVINPLLARGQVHGGLAQGIGQALWEDGTPEADGGIILDTPIPRFDMLPRFETSHTVTESWTNPLGAKGLGEAGAIGAPPAIVNAAIDALWHLGVHEIDMPLTPARILAAIDAAEQESAQ, encoded by the coding sequence ATGACCGCCACAAGCTCATACTCCGGCGAGCTATCGGAACCCGCAGGCTGGGTCGGTCGGGCCATTGAGCGCCGGGAAGACGATCGGCTGCTAAAGGGAGCCGGGCGGTTCGTTGATGACATAGTTCTGCCCGGCCAGCTCCACGCCGCCTTCGTCCGCAGCCCGCACCCCCACGCCAGTTTTACAGAGGTGGATTTCGCAGAAGCGCTGGCCGTGCCAGGCGTTCACCTTTGCCTGAGTGCCAAGGACTTCGATCAGCTTCCGCACGTGAAGCCCAACTGGATCCTGCCACGCTCAATCCCGCGCGGCCGCCCGATCCTTGCCCAGGGCCGCGTGCGCTACGTCGGCGAGCCCGTCGCGGTGGTAATTGCCGAAAGCCTCGCTGCGGCACGCGACGCCGCGGAGCTCGTCCGGGTCGACTTCACACCCCTGCCCCATGTGCTGGACCAGCGCGACGCAATCGTGAGCGATGCGCCACGCGTGCATGACGACATGGACAGCAATGTCGCGGCGACCTTCTCCCCCGGGAATGGCGGGTTTGCGAAGGCCGCGGATGCGGCGCCGTTTCGAACCCGATTCCGACTGCGCAACCAGCGCCTAGTTCCCTTCTCGATCGAGGGGCGAGCGGTCAACGCGGACTACGACACGGTGACAGGGCGCATGACGCTCAACATCGCGCAACAACTGCCGCATATGGCGCGGCGAATGGTAGCCGAGACGATCGGTTTCCCGGAAAATCGCCTGCGCGTCATCTCACCCGATGTCGGTGGCGGGTTCGGGCCCAAGATGCACGTCTATCAGGAAGAGGCGGTCTGTGCGCTCGCCTCGATGAAGCTCGGACGGCCGGTCAAATGGACCGAAAGCCGATCCGAGAACGTGTGCAACACCACCCATGGCCGCGATCACGAGATGCAAGTCGACGTGGCCTATGACCACGAAGGCAAACTGCTGGCACTTAGGATCGAAAGCCTCGCCAACATCGGTGCCTACATGTCGAGCATGGGATCGGGCATTCCCACGGTGAACGTCGGCTTGTTCGTCATGGGCGTTTACGAGATTCCGTCGGTCGAGGTCGATATCAAGTGCCTCTATACCCATACCCCCCCGGTCGACGCCTATCGCGGAGCCGGCCGCCCAGAAGCCAGCTATGTCATCGAACGGACGATCGATCGCGTCGCGCATGAGCTCGGCCTCGACCCCGCGGAAGTCCGACGTCGCAACTTCCTGACCGAAAACCAGATCCCGCGCCGCCAGCCGACAGGAGCGATGATCGACAGCGGCCGCTATCACCACACGCTCGAAGATGCGCTGCGCCGCGCGGACTACGACGAATTCCGCCAGGCACAGGCCAAGGCCCGCACTGACGGCGAACTGACAGGCATCGGCATCGCCAATTATACCGAGAGCTGCGGCGTCGGGCCCGGGCAGGTCCAGAAGCTCGTCGGCTTCGATCGCGGCGGCTATGAGAGCGCGCGCGTGCGCATGACTTCGGACGGCGGCGCGATGGTCTTCTCCGGCTCGCATAGCCATGGCCAGGGCCACAAGACCGTATTCGCACAGATTGCCGCCGACGAACTTGGCATCTCGCCCGACCGGATCGAGGTCATCCAAGGCGATACCGACAGCGTGCCGCAAGGCGTCGGCACCTTCAATTCGCGCTCGATCCCGGTTGGGGGAAGTGCGGTGAAGGTCGCGGCCGGCAGGGTGGCCGATCGCATCCGGCGCTTGGCCGCCCATCTCCTGCAGGTCGAAGTTGATGCCCTGCAACGTGAAGGCGACGTGTTCCGTGCACCCGATGGCGGGGTCATCGCCTTTTCCGAAGTCTGCCACGCCGCATGGACCGGCCACAACGTTCCTGCCGATCTCGGGGTAGGCCTGGAAGAAACCGAGTTCTACCATCCTACCTCCATGTCCGCCCCCTACGGGGCGCATATCGCGCAGGTCCGGATCGATCGTGAGACGGGCGAAATCGCCCTGGAACGTTACGTGGCGGTCGACGACTGCGGCACGGTCATCAATCCCCTGCTGGCCCGCGGCCAGGTGCATGGCGGCCTGGCACAAGGCATTGGCCAAGCACTGTGGGAAGACGGTACACCCGAAGCGGACGGCGGCATAATCCTTGATACGCCGATCCCCCGCTTCGACATGCTGCCGCGCTTCGAGACTTCGCACACAGTCACCGAAAGCTGGACCAATCCGCTAGGCGCAAAGGGACTGGGCGAGGCCGGGGCGATTGGCGCTCCGCCGGCAATCGTCAATGCCGCAATCGATGCCCTGTGGCACCTTGGCGTGCACGAGATCGACATGCCGCTGACCCCTGCACGGATCCTTGCCGCGATCGATGCTGCCGAACAGGAGTCGGCACAATGA